From the Coprobacter tertius genome, one window contains:
- a CDS encoding TolC family protein, with protein sequence MKKQILYTLCLAVMMSSCHIYKKYNRPENINVSGLYRDTQSVSDTLVSDTANMGNLPWDQVFTDPYLQELINKGLENNSDLKTAALQVKEAEAMLLSARLAYAPSLNLAPQGTISSFDKSPITKTYQLPVVASWEIDFFGKLLNSKRAAQNTLMKSETYRQVVQTQLIAAIANTYYTLLMLDEQLTITEETSEKWKETVETMKAMKPAGMVNEAAISQSEANSYMIAATIPDLKMQIRETENALSLLLGQIPQTIKRGNIVEQNFPEEMDAGVPVQLLANRPDVKAAELTLAGCYYNTNEARSAFYPSINISGNGMWTNTATGLGVFNPGKLILSAVGSLTQPLFNRGANIARLRVAKAQQEEALIAFQQSILNAGSEVSNALTQYKTAEDKSVQRSMQINSLEKSVEYTKELLILGTSSSTYLEVLTAQQSLLSAQLSQVSDSFQRMQAIVNLYHALGGGR encoded by the coding sequence ATGAAGAAACAAATTTTATATACCCTATGTCTGGCTGTAATGATGAGCAGCTGCCACATATACAAAAAGTACAACCGTCCCGAGAATATAAATGTCTCGGGGCTGTACCGTGACACGCAATCGGTCAGCGATACCCTCGTATCGGATACCGCCAATATGGGAAATCTGCCTTGGGATCAGGTATTTACCGATCCTTATTTACAGGAACTTATCAATAAAGGCCTCGAAAATAATTCTGATCTTAAAACAGCCGCTTTACAAGTAAAAGAGGCCGAAGCAATGTTATTATCGGCGCGACTGGCTTATGCTCCTTCGCTTAACCTCGCTCCACAAGGGACTATAAGCAGTTTCGATAAAAGCCCGATAACAAAAACATACCAATTGCCGGTAGTTGCCAGCTGGGAGATCGACTTTTTCGGGAAACTGCTAAATTCAAAGAGAGCGGCTCAGAATACGCTGATGAAAAGCGAAACTTACCGCCAAGTCGTACAAACACAACTTATCGCGGCGATAGCCAATACTTATTATACTTTACTGATGCTCGACGAGCAGCTGACCATTACAGAAGAAACTTCAGAAAAATGGAAAGAAACAGTAGAGACCATGAAAGCCATGAAACCGGCCGGAATGGTAAACGAAGCGGCTATCTCTCAAAGCGAGGCTAACAGTTATATGATCGCCGCAACCATTCCCGATTTGAAAATGCAGATACGGGAAACCGAAAACGCCTTATCTCTTTTGTTGGGACAAATACCACAGACAATAAAACGCGGCAACATCGTCGAACAGAATTTCCCGGAAGAAATGGATGCTGGGGTACCCGTACAATTATTGGCTAACCGGCCGGATGTAAAAGCCGCTGAGTTAACTTTAGCCGGATGTTATTATAATACTAACGAAGCCCGATCGGCCTTTTATCCGTCGATAAATATATCCGGAAACGGCATGTGGACCAATACCGCTACCGGGCTGGGAGTATTTAATCCGGGAAAACTTATTCTGTCGGCTGTAGGTTCCCTCACACAACCCCTCTTTAACCGAGGAGCCAATATAGCCCGGCTTAGAGTAGCCAAGGCACAACAGGAAGAAGCCCTTATCGCCTTCCAGCAATCGATATTGAACGCCGGCAGTGAAGTAAGCAACGCCCTTACTCAATACAAGACGGCAGAAGATAAAAGCGTTCAGCGAAGCATGCAGATAAATTCTCTCGAAAAATCGGTAGAATATACAAAAGAATTATTAATTTTAGGAACGTCTTCATCGACTTACCTCGAAGTACTTACCGCACAGCAATCATTGCTTAGCGCGCAGCTCTCTCAGGTATCCGACAGCTTCCAGCGTATGCAGGCGATCGTAAATCTCTATCATGCGTTAGGCGGCGGACGATAA
- the ung gene encoding uracil-DNA glycosylase — protein MEVRIESSWKQRLQNEFDKDYFVRLTDFVRSEYAKTTVYPPGSQMFNAFDACPFDRVKVVILGQDPYHEPRQAHGLCFSVNDGIPFPPSLQNIFKEIHDDLGIPVPRSGNLTRWADQGVLLLNATLTVRAHQAGSHQNRGWEQFTDAVIHRLAEERENLVFILWGSYAQRKGDFIDRNKHLVLQSPHPSPLSAHRGFFGNKHFSKANEYLIAHGKEPVQW, from the coding sequence ATGGAAGTGCGAATAGAATCGAGTTGGAAACAGCGGTTGCAAAATGAGTTCGATAAAGACTATTTTGTGCGGCTTACAGATTTTGTACGATCCGAGTATGCTAAGACAACGGTATATCCCCCTGGAAGCCAAATGTTCAATGCCTTCGACGCCTGTCCCTTCGACAGGGTAAAAGTCGTAATTTTGGGACAAGATCCCTATCATGAACCTCGCCAAGCGCATGGTCTCTGCTTTTCGGTGAATGATGGAATTCCTTTTCCCCCGTCTTTACAGAATATTTTTAAAGAGATACACGATGATTTGGGAATACCGGTTCCTCGTAGTGGAAATCTTACCCGTTGGGCCGATCAGGGAGTTCTTTTGCTCAATGCGACACTTACAGTGAGAGCGCATCAAGCCGGTTCGCATCAAAATAGAGGCTGGGAACAGTTTACAGACGCTGTAATACACCGTTTGGCTGAGGAAAGGGAAAACCTTGTATTTATTCTATGGGGATCGTATGCACAGCGGAAAGGCGATTTTATCGATCGTAATAAGCATCTTGTATTGCAATCGCCGCATCCTTCGCCATTATCGGCTCATAGAGGTTTTTTTGGTAATAAGCATTTCAGTAAAGCCAATGAGTATTTGATTGCTCATGGAAAAGAGCCTGTACAATGGTAA
- a CDS encoding RNA polymerase sigma factor has product MENFNLRDELVKLQARLLAYALFLTHNLEKAKELRQETNLKILMKEDCYIRNENFSGWCCTVMFNLHNDLYEKEKRLPTEPLDKTADISFDAHIGHEVDMETIRKAIGMLSESDREMLGFMMMKVKHKEVAQLMSIPVGTVKSRSFYVRTKLYYLRKWFGK; this is encoded by the coding sequence ATGGAAAACTTCAATCTTCGTGACGAGCTTGTCAAATTGCAAGCTCGTTTATTGGCTTATGCCTTATTCCTTACGCATAATCTCGAAAAAGCAAAAGAGCTCAGACAGGAAACAAACCTGAAAATACTGATGAAAGAGGATTGCTATATAAGAAATGAGAATTTCTCAGGATGGTGCTGTACTGTAATGTTTAATCTTCATAATGACTTGTATGAAAAAGAAAAACGTTTACCCACCGAGCCTTTAGACAAAACGGCCGATATTTCCTTCGATGCCCATATCGGTCATGAGGTAGATATGGAAACGATTAGGAAAGCAATCGGAATGTTGAGTGAAAGTGATCGTGAGATGTTGGGTTTTATGATGATGAAAGTGAAACATAAAGAGGTGGCGCAACTCATGAGTATTCCGGTAGGAACCGTTAAAAGCAGATCGTTTTATGTAAGAACAAAATTGTATTATCTGCGTAAATGGTTCGGTAAATAA
- the lpxA gene encoding acyl-ACP--UDP-N-acetylglucosamine O-acyltransferase: MISPLAYVNPGAKLGNNVTVHPFAYIDEDVEIGDNCTIMPYASVLSGTRMGTGNIVYQSAIVGAAPQDFHFKGDKTYAKIGNDNIIREKAIINRATNEGDSTVIGNGNFILEGVHVAHDTVIGNNCILGNGTKTAGNCKIDDKAIMGSGVILRHGCHVGGWTLVRDGCRASKDIPPYIVAAHNPITYYGINAIILSKRGNISEEVLDNIAKAYRQIYQCGTSLENALRNIRQLIPDSPEIRYILDFIEQSDKGIIGGVQ; this comes from the coding sequence ATGATTAGTCCATTAGCCTATGTAAATCCGGGAGCCAAACTGGGGAATAATGTTACCGTACATCCCTTTGCTTACATCGATGAAGACGTCGAAATCGGAGACAACTGTACCATAATGCCATATGCGAGTGTTCTTTCAGGAACACGTATGGGTACCGGTAATATCGTTTACCAATCTGCTATTGTAGGAGCTGCTCCCCAAGATTTTCACTTTAAGGGAGACAAAACATACGCAAAAATAGGTAACGACAACATTATCCGTGAAAAAGCGATTATCAACCGCGCTACAAATGAAGGGGATTCTACCGTTATAGGTAACGGCAATTTTATACTCGAAGGAGTACATGTCGCTCATGATACCGTTATCGGAAATAATTGCATCCTCGGTAACGGAACTAAAACGGCGGGAAACTGTAAAATCGACGATAAAGCGATTATGGGCAGCGGCGTTATTTTGCGTCACGGGTGCCATGTAGGAGGCTGGACTCTCGTTCGTGACGGATGTCGCGCCAGCAAAGATATCCCTCCGTACATCGTAGCTGCACATAATCCTATAACCTATTACGGGATAAACGCGATTATTTTATCAAAACGCGGAAACATTTCTGAAGAAGTACTCGATAACATTGCAAAAGCATACCGCCAGATCTATCAGTGCGGTACGAGTCTCGAAAATGCCTTAAGAAATATCAGGCAACTTATACCCGATTCTCCCGAGATCCGGTATATTCTCGACTTTATCGAACAATCTGATAAAGGCATTATCGGAGGCGTACAATAA
- a CDS encoding C-GCAxxG-C-C family protein — translation MKDFDIEERVERARSLFLNGYNCAQSVFLAYNDLYGIDHKLAATLSAPLGGGMGRLREVCGAVTGSFLIAGLQFPANDPADRTAKIRNYTVVQELAARFREINGSIVCRELLGIGCKKDNPVPSERTEQYYKKRPCAEYVAIAARIIGEKIKEDVKD, via the coding sequence ATGAAAGATTTCGATATTGAAGAGCGGGTGGAGCGCGCGCGTTCGTTGTTTCTTAATGGTTATAATTGTGCTCAGTCGGTGTTTTTAGCATATAATGACTTGTATGGTATAGATCATAAACTGGCAGCTACATTGTCGGCACCTCTTGGAGGAGGCATGGGGCGGCTCAGAGAAGTATGTGGTGCTGTCACTGGGTCGTTTCTTATTGCCGGATTGCAATTTCCCGCAAATGATCCTGCCGATCGTACGGCTAAAATTCGCAATTATACTGTCGTACAAGAGTTGGCCGCACGGTTCAGAGAGATAAATGGCTCTATTGTGTGCCGTGAGTTGTTGGGGATCGGTTGTAAAAAGGATAATCCTGTTCCTTCAGAACGCACAGAGCAATATTATAAAAAACGTCCTTGTGCGGAATATGTTGCGATAGCGGCACGTATTATCGGTGAAAAAATAAAAGAGGATGTAAAAGATTAA
- a CDS encoding RNA polymerase sigma factor has product MKDSDLEGKLIKIQERLFTHAYFCTGNKHKAEDLLSDANIKIWKNRKLYREDKNFFGWACRIMDNKFKDNLRKESKQFLIYTDEFPDREDCADNIPYPDIEEVNRVINKLSEGEKVLIGFMMKREKMKVIATKLGIPVNTAKSRIRNLRRKICKVFGWKKYCIAIVLCCSCL; this is encoded by the coding sequence ATGAAAGACTCGGATTTGGAAGGGAAACTGATAAAAATTCAGGAGCGTCTATTCACACATGCTTATTTTTGTACGGGTAACAAACATAAAGCCGAGGATTTGTTGTCGGATGCCAATATTAAGATATGGAAGAATAGAAAGTTGTATCGGGAAGATAAAAACTTTTTCGGTTGGGCTTGCCGTATTATGGATAATAAATTTAAAGATAATCTCAGAAAAGAAAGTAAACAGTTTCTTATATATACCGATGAGTTTCCCGATAGGGAAGACTGTGCCGATAACATACCTTATCCCGATATCGAGGAAGTAAATCGGGTAATAAATAAACTTTCCGAAGGGGAGAAGGTATTGATCGGGTTCATGATGAAACGGGAAAAGATGAAAGTAATTGCAACAAAACTGGGAATCCCGGTAAATACAGCGAAAAGTCGTATTCGTAATTTAAGGAGAAAAATATGTAAAGTTTTCGGGTGGAAGAAATATTGCATTGCAATTGTTTTATGTTGTTCTTGTTTGTGA